The following coding sequences are from one Streptomyces venezuelae window:
- a CDS encoding cation diffusion facilitator family transporter: protein MGAGHDHGHLHGAPATGTAANAHKGRLRIALTITITVMLAQIVGGLMADSLALIADATHMATDALGLGMALFAIHFANRPPTENRTFGYARAEILAALANCLLLLGVGGYVLYEAVQRFVTPAETQGGLALWFGVFGLVANMISLSLLVRGQKESLNVRGAFLEVVADTLGSLTVIVASVLIMLTGWQAADPIASLVIGVMIVPRTVKLLKETLNVLLESAPKGVDMAEVRAHILDLPGVEEVHDLHAWTITSGMPVLSAHVVVSSWALDAIGHEKMLHELQGCLGDHFDVEHCTFQLEPSGHAEHEAKLCH from the coding sequence ATGGGGGCTGGGCACGATCACGGACACCTGCACGGGGCCCCTGCGACGGGGACGGCGGCCAACGCCCACAAGGGGCGGCTCCGCATCGCTCTCACCATCACGATCACGGTCATGCTGGCCCAGATCGTGGGCGGGCTCATGGCGGACTCGCTCGCGCTCATCGCGGACGCGACGCACATGGCGACGGACGCGCTCGGCCTCGGCATGGCCCTGTTCGCGATCCACTTCGCGAACAGGCCGCCGACCGAGAACCGCACCTTCGGCTACGCCCGCGCCGAGATACTCGCGGCGCTCGCCAACTGTCTGCTGCTCCTGGGCGTCGGCGGGTACGTGTTGTACGAGGCGGTCCAGCGGTTCGTCACCCCCGCCGAGACCCAGGGGGGTCTCGCCCTCTGGTTCGGCGTCTTCGGGCTCGTCGCGAACATGATCTCGCTCTCGCTGCTCGTGCGCGGGCAGAAGGAGAGCCTCAACGTCCGCGGCGCCTTCCTGGAGGTCGTCGCGGACACCCTCGGGTCGCTGACGGTCATCGTCGCCTCGGTCCTGATCATGCTGACCGGCTGGCAGGCCGCCGACCCGATCGCCTCGCTCGTCATCGGCGTCATGATCGTCCCGCGCACGGTCAAGCTCCTCAAGGAGACCCTGAACGTGCTCCTGGAGTCGGCACCCAAGGGCGTCGACATGGCGGAGGTGCGGGCGCACATACTCGACCTGCCGGGCGTCGAGGAGGTCCACGACCTGCACGCCTGGACGATCACGTCGGGCATGCCGGTTCTCTCCGCGCATGTCGTCGTGAGCTCCTGGGCCCTCGACGCGATCGGCCACGAGAAGATGCTGCACGAGCTCCAGGGCTGCCTGGGCGACCACTTCGACGTCGAGCACTGCACATTCCAGCTGGAGCCGAGCGGCCACGCGGAGCACGAGGCGAAGCTCTGCCACTGA